Proteins from one Salvelinus sp. IW2-2015 linkage group LG32, ASM291031v2, whole genome shotgun sequence genomic window:
- the phb2a gene encoding prohibitin-2a isoform X3: protein MANKEPGGLLEQLRQIAGRMGSGPRGAGLGVKLLIGAGALAYGVKETTYTVEGGQRAIIFNRIGGMQMDTVLSEGLHFRIPWFQYPVIYDIRARPRKISSLTGSKDLQMVNIALRVLSRPVASNLPAMYQRLGKDYDEKVLPSIVNEVLKSVVAKFNASQLITQRAQVSLMIRRELFERAKDFNIILDDVAITELSFSREYTAAVEAKQVAQQEAQRAFFYVEKALQDQRQKIIQAEGEAEAAKMLGEAVTKNPGYLKLRKIRAAQNIAKTVATSQNKVYLSADNLVLNLQDNTSNSFSNLSLPR, encoded by the exons ATGGCGAATAAAGAGCCCGGT GGTTTGCTAGAGCAGTTGAGGCAGATTGCTGGCAGAATGGGCTCTGGTCCAAGGGGTGCAGGTCTCGGGGTCAAGCTGCTTATAGGGGCAGGAGCACTTGCCTATGGTGTCAAGGAAACCACATACACAG TGGAAGGTGGGCAGAGGGCCATCATCTTCAACAGGATTGGTGGGATGCAGATGGACACGGTACTCTCTGAAGGGCTCCACTTTAG GATACCATGGTTCCAGTACCCTGTCATCTATGACATAAGGGCGAGACCAAGAAAGATATCGTCCCTAACCGGAAGCAAAG ACCTGCAGATGGTGAACATCGCCCTGCGTGTGCTGTCCCGTCCTGTGGCCTCCAACCTGCCTGCCATGTACCAGCGGCTGGGCAAGGATTACGATGAGAAGGTGCTGCCCTCCATCGTCAATGAGGTGCTGAAGAGTGTGGTGGCCAAGTTCAACGCCTCGCAGCTCATCACACAGAGAGCTCAG GTGTCCCTGATGATTCGGCGGGAGCTCTTTGAACGGGCCAAGGACTTCAACATCATCCTGGACGATGTGGCCATCACCGAGCTGAGCTTCAGCAGGGAGTACACTGCCGCGGTGGAAGCAAAGCAAGTCG CCCAGCAGGAGGCGCAGAGGGCCTTCTTCTATGTGGAGAAAGCCTTGCAGGACCAGAGGCAGAAGATCATCCAGGCTGAAGGAGAGGCAGAGGCTGCTAAAATG TTGGGTGAGGCGGTGACAAAGAACCCTGGCTACCTGAAACTCCGGAAGATCCGAGCGGCTCAGAACATTGCCAAGACG GTGGCAACATCGCAGAACAAGGTGTACCTGAGTGCAGATAACCTTGTGTTGAACCTCCAGGACAACACAAGCAACAGCTTCAGCAA
- the phb2a gene encoding prohibitin-2a isoform X2: MANKEPGGLLEQLRQIAGRMGSGPRGAGLGVKLLIGAGALAYGVKETTYTVEGGQRAIIFNRIGGMQMDTVLSEGLHFRIPWFQYPVIYDIRARPRKISSLTGSKDLQMVNIALRVLSRPVASNLPAMYQRLGKDYDEKVLPSIVNEVLKSVVAKFNASQLITQRAQVSLMIRRELFERAKDFNIILDDVAITELSFSREYTAAVEAKQVAQQEAQRAFFYVEKALQDQRQKIIQAEGEAEAAKMLGEAVTKNPGYLKLRKIRAAQNIAKTVATSQNKVYLSADNLVLNLQDNTSNSFSKTEDSPG; the protein is encoded by the exons ATGGCGAATAAAGAGCCCGGT GGTTTGCTAGAGCAGTTGAGGCAGATTGCTGGCAGAATGGGCTCTGGTCCAAGGGGTGCAGGTCTCGGGGTCAAGCTGCTTATAGGGGCAGGAGCACTTGCCTATGGTGTCAAGGAAACCACATACACAG TGGAAGGTGGGCAGAGGGCCATCATCTTCAACAGGATTGGTGGGATGCAGATGGACACGGTACTCTCTGAAGGGCTCCACTTTAG GATACCATGGTTCCAGTACCCTGTCATCTATGACATAAGGGCGAGACCAAGAAAGATATCGTCCCTAACCGGAAGCAAAG ACCTGCAGATGGTGAACATCGCCCTGCGTGTGCTGTCCCGTCCTGTGGCCTCCAACCTGCCTGCCATGTACCAGCGGCTGGGCAAGGATTACGATGAGAAGGTGCTGCCCTCCATCGTCAATGAGGTGCTGAAGAGTGTGGTGGCCAAGTTCAACGCCTCGCAGCTCATCACACAGAGAGCTCAG GTGTCCCTGATGATTCGGCGGGAGCTCTTTGAACGGGCCAAGGACTTCAACATCATCCTGGACGATGTGGCCATCACCGAGCTGAGCTTCAGCAGGGAGTACACTGCCGCGGTGGAAGCAAAGCAAGTCG CCCAGCAGGAGGCGCAGAGGGCCTTCTTCTATGTGGAGAAAGCCTTGCAGGACCAGAGGCAGAAGATCATCCAGGCTGAAGGAGAGGCAGAGGCTGCTAAAATG TTGGGTGAGGCGGTGACAAAGAACCCTGGCTACCTGAAACTCCGGAAGATCCGAGCGGCTCAGAACATTGCCAAGACG GTGGCAACATCGCAGAACAAGGTGTACCTGAGTGCAGATAACCTTGTGTTGAACCTCCAGGACAACACAAGCAACAGCTTCAGCAA